In Zingiber officinale cultivar Zhangliang chromosome 8B, Zo_v1.1, whole genome shotgun sequence, a single genomic region encodes these proteins:
- the LOC122013558 gene encoding uncharacterized protein LOC122013558, translating into MRSLSSLITGLSLVSILLFFALLAKVYMFLRKKRNNRAIEDNSNIPIKQLHYPFCWTWKRPSPMVIHQQESSTSVDLAAQSDQLHLNPSKDTVEAELMRLYNLGGPPRLLFTIKEETKEDMESEDGRSTGRRSIKCYGGKSLSDLFNSSDHTPLTTSPPMSPLDCRTGSGFNFNPLFESSKEEDFTRMWSSPSPKFKFLKDAELKFYRKIQMEEAKKADASGEMVDNSEKQSIGYDEEEGDETNFISIVIGKTRDGEKQQHSSSSQVMPLSSPILFK; encoded by the coding sequence atgcgATCTTTATCTAGTTTGATCACTGGTTTGAGCCTCGTGTCAATTTTACTCTTCTTTGCTCTACTTGCAAAAGTCTACATGTtcttgaggaagaagagaaacaacAGAGCCATTGAGGACAACTCTAACATCCCTATCAAGCAACTTCACTATCCCTTCTGTTGGACCTGGAAAAGACCATCTCCCATGGTCATCCACCAGCAAGAGAGTTCTACTTCAGTGGACTTAGCCGCCCAATCTGATCAACTTCACTTAAACCCTAGCAAAGACACCGTGGAAGCAGAGCTGATGAGGCTCTACAACCTCGGAGGCCCCCCGAGGCTTCTCTTCACCATCAAAGAGGAGACGAAGGAGGACATGGAGTCTGAGGATGGCAGGTCCACAGGAAGGAGAAGCATCAAATGCTATGGTGGAAAGAGCCTGAGTGATCTGTTCAACTCTTCTGATCACACCCCATTGACAACTTCCCCTCCCATGAGTCCCTTGGATTGTCGCACAGGAAGTGGATTCAATTTCAACCCCCTCTTTGAATCCTCGAAGGAAGAAGACTTTACCAGGATGTGGTCCTCTCCGTCGCCCAAATTCAAGTTCTTGAAGGATGCTGAGCTAAAATTTTACAGAAAGATACAAATGGAAGAGGCAAAAAAGGCTGATGCAAGTGGTGAAATGGTCGACAATTCGGAAAAGCAAAGCATAGGCTATgatgaggaagaaggagatgaaACTAATTTCATCAGCATAGTGATCGGAAAGACCAGAGACGGAGAGAAGCAACAGCATTCAAGCTCCTCACAGGTGATGCCATTGTCTTCTCCTATACTATTCAAGTGA
- the LOC122017203 gene encoding pentatricopeptide repeat-containing protein At4g21065-like, which produces MWFGLRNPVGALYLFDDLPERNVSSWNTAISGCVRLGLFAKAVDLFRRMRGEGILPDGFVLASLLTACNRWRNMSGRGIEIHSLALRLGLTRDVYVATSLLHLYGGCGMVFDARRLFEEMDERNVVSWTALMVCFSANGYPCEALSAYQKMRREGVVCNPNSFATVISSCGLLGEEKLSLQIFGHAVVWGFETDVSVANALITLFGNLGRTGDAETIFHRMTKRDTISWNSMITLYSHKESCEESLKLFSDMRHHGLLPDATTLSSLISACACLEHLEWGGGVHALSIIDGLDLFASVSNTLINMYSMSGKHKEAELLFRHMQHRDLISWNTMISAYTQSGFYYDALRLLRHLLENNKERNHVTFATSVAACSGLEFLLIGKMIHTLIIHHGLQENLVVGNALITMYSNCKSMTEAQWVFHTMPSCDVVTCNTLIGGHVENEEQIEAMHVFTWMREAGVEVNYITVVNILAAFSNVHDLKYGKPLHAYTVSTGLESEVYVKNSLLTMYAKCGDLDSSVYIFDGLKIKTAVSWNAMIASKAHNGQGEDALKLFMEMRHVGIELDQFSLSGGLAASASLASVEEGQQLHALVTKLGFESDLHVINAIMDMYGKCGKMDDVLKTHPEPMKRSQQSWNILISAYARHGQFEKAEDTFREMLAMGRKPDYVTFVSLLSACNHAGLVDKGLAYFESMNVGFGISPGLEHCVCMVDLLGRSGKLTEAVEFIEEMNISPNDVIWRSLLSSSRIHRNLDVGKKAAMCLLELDPLDDSAYVLLSNVCAVNGKWEDVDRLRRKMESINLKKRPACSWIKIKNQVNTFGIGDRTHPQANQIYAKLEEMLQMIKKLGYVADTSFVLHDTDEEQKEQNLWSHSEKLALAYGLMNLPRESTVTVFKNLRVCGDCHLVYKLVSRAMNQYIVLRDPYRFHHFANGVCSCSDYW; this is translated from the coding sequence ATGTGGTTCGGACTCCGCAACCCCGTCGGTGCACTCTACCTGTTCGATGATTTGCCCGAACGAAATGTTTCTTCTTGGAACACCGCAATCTCTGGATGTGTCCGGCTGGGCCTCTTCGCCAAGGCTGTTGACTTGTTCCGACGGATGAGAGGTGAAGGTATCCTGCCCGATGGGTTCGTACTTGCCAGCCTCTTGACTGCATGCAATCGGTGGAGGAACATGTCTGGTCGAGGGATTGAGATTCATTCGTTGGCGTTGAGACTCGGGTTGACCAGAGATGTGTATGTCGCAACTTCTCTGTTGCACTTGTATGGTGGTTGTGGAATGGTATTTGATGCTCGGAGACTGTTTGAAGAAATGGATGAGAGAAATGTTGTGTCTTGGACGGCTTTGATGGTGTGCTTCTCCGCGAATGGCTATCCTTGTGAAGCCCTGAGTGCTTATCAGAAAATGAGGCGAGAAGGTGTAGTGTGCAACCCAAATTCTTTCGCTACAGTGATCAGTTCATGTGGGTTGCTCGGGGAAGAGAAGCTGAGCCTCCAGATTTTTGGGCATGCGGTAGTTTGGGGATTTGAGACTGATGTTTCAGTGGCAAATGCTCTGATTACGCTGTTTGGCAATCTGGGAAGAACAGGAGATGCTGAAACCATATTTCATCGGATGACGAAACGAGATACCATCTCATGGAATTCTATGATAACATTGTATTCTCACAAAGAGTCTTGTGAAGAATCATTGAAGTTGTTTTCTGATATGCGCCACCATGGTCTACTACCTGATGCTACAACCTTATCTAGTTTAATCTCTGCATGTGCTTGTTTAGAACACTTGGAATGGGGAGGAGGTGTTCATGCACTAAGCATTATTGATGGTCTGGATTTGTTTGCTTCAGTTAGCAACACACTAATTAACATGTACTCGATGTCAGGTAAGCACAAAGAGGCTGAACTGCTGTTTCGGCACATGCAACATCGGGATCTAATCTCATGGAATACAATGATCTCAGCCTATACTCAGAGTGGGTTTTATTATGATGCCTTAAGGCTTTTAAGACATTTGCTTGAGAATAACAAAGAGAGGAACCATGTGACCTTCGCTACCTCAGTGGCTGCATGTTCAGGTCTTGAGTTCTTACTCATTGGAAAGATGATTCATACCCTTATAATTCATCATGGCCTTCAGGAAAATTTGGTTGTAGGTAATGCTTTAATAACTATGTATAGTAATTGCAAATCTATGACAGAAGCTCAGTGGGTTTTCCATACAATGCCTAGTTGTGATGTAGTTACATGTAACACACTTATTGGAGGCCATGTAGAGAACGAAGAACAAATAGAGGCAATGCACGTGTTCACATGGATGAGAGAAGCTGGAGTGGAGGTAAACTATATCACCGTTGTCAATATTCTGGCAGCTTTCTCAAATGTGCATGATCTGAAATATGGAAAGCCCCTGCATGCTTACACAGTATCAACTGGGTTAGAATCTGAGGTGTACGTTAAGAACTCACTTCTTACAATGTATGCAAAGTGCGGTGACCTTGATTCAAGTGTATACATCTTTGATGGATTGAAAATTAAGACTGCAGTTTCGTGGAATGCTATGATTGCATCAAAAGCTCACAATGGTCAAGGCGAGGATGCTCTTAAGCTCTTTATGGAGATGCGACATGTTGGAATAGAACTTGATCAATTCAGCCTCTCTGGGGGGCTTGCAGCTAGTGCAAGCTTGGCATCCGTAGAGGAAGGGCAGCAATTACATGCTCTGGTCACCAAACTTGGTTTTGAGTCAGACCTTCATGTGATCAATGCCATTATGGATATGTATGGAAAATGTGGGAAGATGGATGATGTGCTAAAGACTCATCCTGAGCCAATGAAACGATCACAACAGTCATGGAATATTCTCATCTCGGCTTATGCTAGACATGGTCAGTTTGAGAAAGCTGAGGATACTTTTAGAGAGATGTTAGCAATGGGACGGAAACCAGATTATGTGACCTTTGTATCCCTTCtctcagcatgtaatcatgcaggGTTGGTGGACAAGGGTCTTGCTTATTTTGAGTCAATGAATGTAGGGTTTGGCATCTCGCCAGGGTTGGAACATTGTGTTTGCATGGTTGATCTGTTGGGACGCTCAGGAAAACTTACTGAAGCTGTGGAGTTTATTGAAGAGATGAACATCTCCCCTAATGATGTCATATGGCGCAGTTTGTTGTCTTCAAGTAGAATTCACAGAAACCTTGATGTTGGTAAGAAAGCTGCCATGTGTCTTCTTGAATTGGATCCTCTAGATGATTCAGCTTACGTTCTTCTATCGAATGTATGTGCCGTTAATGGAAAGTGGGAAGATGTTGATAGACTGAGAAGGAAGATGGAGTCCATCAACTTGAAAAAGAGACCAGCTTGCAGTTGGATTAAGATAAAGAACCAGGTTAACACATTTGGCATCGGTGATAGGACACATCCGCAGGCAAACCAAATCTATGCAAAGTTGGAAGAGATGCTGCAAATGATCAAGAAACTGGGCTATGTTGCCGACACCTCCTTTGTATTGCATGACACAGACGAGGAACAGAAGGAGCAGAACTTGTGGAGCCACAGTGAGAAGCTTGCCTTGGCTTATGGTTTGATGAATCTTCCACGAGAGTCAACGGTAACGGTATTTAAGAATCTCCGGGTTTGTGGGGATTGCCACTTGGTTTACAAATTGGTCAGCCGTGCCATGAATCAATATATTGTGCTCAGGGATCCTTATAGGTTTCACCATTTCGCAAACGGAGTGTGCTCCTGCTCAGATTACTGGTAG
- the LOC122017178 gene encoding 60S ribosomal protein L36-2-like, protein MAPPQPKTGLFVGLNKGHVVTRRELAPRPSSRKGKTSKRVHFVRSLIREVAGFAPYEKRITELLKVGKDKRALKVAKRKLGTHKRAKKKREEMANVLRKMRSAGVSDKKK, encoded by the exons ATGGCCCCCCCTCAGCCGAAGACCGGTCTCTTCGTCGGTCTCAATAAAGGGCACGTTGTCACCAGGAGGGAGCTGGCTCCTCGACCTTCCAGCCGAAAAGGG AAAACTAGCAAGAGAGTGCATTTTGTTAGGAGTTTGATCAGGGAAGTGGCTGGTTTTGCTCCTTATGAAAAGAGGATCACTGAATTACTGAAAGTTGGAAAGGATAAACGTGCACTGAAGGTTGCAAAAAGAAAGCTAGGTACACACAagagagccaagaagaagagagAGGAGATGGCTAACGTTCTCCGGAAGATGAG GTCTGCTGGGGTGAGCGATAAGAAGAAGTAA